A single region of the Fimbriimonadaceae bacterium genome encodes:
- a CDS encoding phage tail sheath subtilisin-like domain-containing protein, with amino-acid sequence MALSVSYPGVYIQEIPSGVRTITGVPTAIAAFVGRAARGPVNEAVTITSYADYERMFGGLAEFSNMSFAVRDYFLNGGSRAVIVRLFRNRTGGGVPPASTPIDVGALVFEAANQGTWGRGLRVRIDTNVPAGMGATMGVAQNTLFNLRVTDVNSGQSETFQNLTSVAHASRVDTVLAQRSALLRWRGAYPNAAPAVAAGADAVSVAEDAVEAARRAVPFNQGNFNTAVTNLNTALAAQGGDNGDTLRVQEFFPNNARTNKTAFYSLEQADLFTMLCIPPTDAATLDPQIVGLAASYCEERRAFMIVDPPDAWNTPQAVVTGMAATPDPVGTRSRNSMISWPRLRMPNPFHNNDLETFVACGAVAGVLARTDGERGVWKAAAGLEATLRGVPDLMYNMTDGENGLLNPIGVNALRIKNPAGRIVYGARTLVGDDRLASEWKYVPVRRLALYIEESLFRGTQWAVFEPNDEPLWAQIRLNLGAFMNNLFRKGAFQGQTPSEAYFVKCDSETTTQNDINLGVVNIVVGFAPLKPAEFVVISLQQMAGRVQA; translated from the coding sequence ATGGCGCTTTCCGTTTCCTATCCTGGTGTCTACATTCAAGAAATACCCAGTGGGGTACGCACAATAACTGGGGTTCCGACCGCGATAGCGGCTTTTGTTGGCCGCGCTGCGCGTGGACCCGTCAATGAAGCTGTCACGATCACGAGCTACGCCGACTACGAACGCATGTTTGGGGGGCTTGCCGAGTTCAGCAACATGAGTTTTGCCGTTCGTGACTACTTCCTGAACGGAGGCTCACGAGCTGTGATTGTCCGGCTCTTCCGAAATCGCACGGGCGGCGGTGTGCCTCCGGCTTCGACGCCAATCGACGTAGGCGCGTTGGTTTTTGAGGCGGCCAACCAGGGCACTTGGGGGCGAGGTCTCCGGGTGCGGATTGATACGAACGTTCCTGCGGGCATGGGGGCGACGATGGGAGTCGCCCAGAATACGCTTTTCAACCTGCGCGTCACCGATGTCAACAGCGGGCAGAGCGAGACGTTCCAGAACCTCACCAGTGTTGCTCATGCTTCGCGGGTAGACACGGTTTTGGCTCAAAGATCGGCGCTCTTGCGCTGGCGAGGGGCCTACCCGAATGCCGCGCCTGCTGTTGCGGCGGGAGCGGATGCAGTGAGCGTCGCCGAGGACGCGGTGGAGGCGGCTCGCCGGGCTGTCCCGTTCAACCAGGGCAACTTCAACACCGCCGTTACCAACCTCAATACGGCGCTTGCAGCCCAAGGCGGCGACAACGGTGACACGCTGAGGGTGCAGGAGTTCTTTCCCAACAACGCGCGAACAAACAAGACAGCGTTCTACTCGTTGGAGCAGGCCGATCTCTTCACAATGCTCTGCATCCCTCCGACGGATGCGGCGACGTTGGACCCGCAGATTGTCGGTCTTGCGGCGTCGTACTGCGAAGAGCGCAGGGCCTTCATGATCGTCGATCCGCCGGATGCGTGGAATACGCCTCAGGCGGTCGTCACGGGGATGGCGGCTACTCCAGATCCGGTTGGGACGCGAAGCCGAAACTCGATGATCTCCTGGCCCCGGCTCAGAATGCCGAACCCGTTCCACAACAACGATCTGGAGACGTTCGTGGCGTGCGGCGCGGTCGCCGGAGTCCTGGCAAGGACGGACGGGGAGAGAGGAGTTTGGAAGGCAGCTGCCGGCTTGGAGGCAACTCTGCGTGGCGTGCCTGACCTGATGTACAACATGACCGACGGCGAGAACGGGCTTCTGAATCCAATCGGCGTCAACGCTCTGCGCATCAAGAATCCGGCGGGCCGAATCGTCTACGGGGCGAGAACGCTGGTGGGTGACGACCGGCTGGCTTCGGAGTGGAAGTATGTGCCCGTTCGCAGACTCGCGCTTTACATCGAAGAGAGCCTTTTCCGCGGAACGCAGTGGGCGGTTTTTGAGCCAAACGACGAGCCGCTATGGGCGCAGATTCGCCTCAACCTCGGCGCATTCATGAACAACCTGTTCCGCAAAGGGGCCTTCCAAGGGCAGACCCCCAGCGAGGCTTACTTCGTGAAGTGCGATTCCGAGACGACAACCCAAAACGACATCAATCTGGGCGTGGTCAATATCGTGGTCGGCTTCGCTCCGCTCAAGCCCGCCGAGTTTGTCGTTATCAGCCTGCAGCAGATGGCAGGAAGGGTTCAGGCATAG
- a CDS encoding phage tail protein produces MAQFTVNTHRFDPYKNFKFRIWWDGKFVAGVSKITALKRTTEVIKHREGGDPSTSHKAPGRTEFEAITLERGVTHDKDFEEWARRVWNFGANLGSESSLKDFRKDIIIEVYNEAGQKVIAYKLYKCWVSEYQAQADLDANANAVLIQSLKLEHEGFERDEAVGEPTEESLTFA; encoded by the coding sequence ATGGCACAGTTCACAGTCAACACACATCGATTCGACCCGTACAAGAACTTCAAGTTCCGCATCTGGTGGGATGGCAAGTTCGTCGCGGGAGTGAGCAAGATCACGGCCCTCAAGCGCACCACCGAGGTGATCAAGCACCGCGAAGGAGGCGACCCCAGCACCAGCCACAAGGCTCCTGGGCGCACCGAATTCGAGGCGATCACTTTGGAGCGCGGTGTCACCCACGACAAGGACTTTGAAGAGTGGGCGCGCCGGGTCTGGAACTTCGGGGCAAACCTCGGCAGCGAATCTTCGCTGAAGGATTTCCGCAAGGACATCATCATCGAGGTTTACAACGAGGCAGGCCAAAAGGTGATCGCGTACAAGCTCTATAAGTGTTGGGTGTCGGAGTACCAGGCGCAAGCCGACCTCGATGCCAACGCCAACGCCGTTCTCATTCAGAGCCTGAAGCTGGAGCATGAGGGATTTGAACGAGACGAAGCCGTTGGTGAACCCACCGAAGAGAGCTTGACCTTCGCTTAA